From one Humulus lupulus chromosome 8, drHumLupu1.1, whole genome shotgun sequence genomic stretch:
- the LOC133794983 gene encoding IQ domain-containing protein IQM1-like — protein sequence MNNVLAYNNNNDDEVMNAAATKVQKVYKSYRTRINLADCAVVVEELWCKALDFAALRRSSVSFFDSDKSETAISRWSRARIRAAKVGKGLCQYEKAQKLALRHWLEAIDPRHHYGHNLHIYYGVWFQSKSSQPFFYWLDVGDGKEITLEKCPRTVLNLQYIKYLGQIERQAYAVIVESGKLLYMQTGCHVETSEGAKWIFVLSTSRKLCVAKKIKGIFQHSSFLAGGATIAAGRIVAHNGIIEV from the exons ATGAATAATGTTTTAGCTTATAACAATAATAATGACGATGAGGTCATGAATGCTGCTGCAACAAAGGTGCAGAAAGTTTACAAGAGCTACAGAACAAGAATAAACCTTGCAGATTGTGCTGTCGTTGTTGAGGAACTATG GTGCAAAGCATTAGATTTTGCTGCTCTCAGGAGGAGTTCAGTGTCGTTTTTCGACTCAGATAAGTCAGAAACTGCGATTTCCAGATGGTCAAGAGCTAGGATAAGGGCTGCCAAG GTTGGAAAAGGTTTGTGCCAGTATGAGAAGGCTCAGAAATTAGCTCTAAGACACTGGCTTGAAGCT ATTGATCCACGTCATCATTACGGACACAATCTACACATATATTATGGTGTTTGGTTTCAAAGCAAGAGCTCCCAACCATTCTTCTACTG GTTGGACGTAGGAGATGGGAAAGAAATCACTCTTGAAAAATGTCCAAGGACTGTTCTCAATCTTCAGTACATAAAATACCTCGG GCAGATAGAGAGACAAGCCTATGCAGTGATTGTGGAAAGTGGGAAGCTACTCTACATGCAAACTGGATGCCACGTGGAGACTTCTGAGGGTGCCAAGTGGATTTTTGTGCTAAGCACATCCAGAAAATTGTGTGTGGCTAAGAAGATTAAGGGCATATTCCAACACTCTAGTTTTCTAGCCGGTGGTGCCACCATTGCAGCTGGAAGAATTGTTGCCCATAATGGGATTATTGAggtataa